In Pelosinus sp. UFO1, one genomic interval encodes:
- a CDS encoding lantibiotic ABC transporter: MHASYFAPRGRNRMFVLGQQISERYLSPLDRLIGIVGGPGAGKSSLIKGMFPGLELTNDDDGVNVRPLPILKNIEKDFFTSHTYHIDVRFELAFTQIHVLAEAIKQALSHDKRVIVEHFDLLYPILGMNADVLLGVGGEVIVVRPNVFGPFPQEIADVVIKTLRYRKMAHTAEDLTESILLKDYGAILPFGHRDVHHGFVLEYPVELDANLKEVEKKVGAIIDEGVKVCYSDEGHIQIGDVSWACTGPRTHVHNTEDIEGFRLMYEYKYDPKTKTYLIIGLVGPQVENLDGFSGMIYHASM; encoded by the coding sequence ATGCACGCTAGTTATTTTGCACCAAGAGGACGCAATCGAATGTTTGTCTTGGGGCAGCAGATTAGCGAACGCTATTTGTCACCCCTTGATCGGCTAATTGGCATCGTAGGTGGTCCTGGTGCAGGAAAATCTTCCTTAATTAAAGGGATGTTTCCTGGGCTAGAATTAACAAATGATGATGATGGGGTGAATGTACGGCCTTTACCAATATTGAAAAATATTGAAAAAGATTTTTTTACCAGTCATACCTATCATATTGATGTTCGCTTCGAACTAGCATTCACACAAATTCATGTATTAGCAGAGGCGATAAAGCAAGCACTCTCTCACGATAAGAGGGTAATTGTAGAGCATTTTGATTTACTATATCCTATTCTGGGCATGAATGCAGATGTACTCTTAGGTGTAGGCGGAGAAGTAATTGTTGTTCGTCCTAATGTTTTTGGTCCTTTTCCCCAAGAAATTGCGGACGTGGTAATCAAGACATTACGATATCGTAAAATGGCTCATACAGCTGAAGATTTAACAGAAAGTATTTTGTTAAAAGACTATGGTGCTATTTTACCTTTCGGACATCGGGATGTTCATCATGGTTTTGTGTTAGAATATCCAGTAGAACTTGATGCGAATCTTAAAGAAGTAGAAAAAAAGGTCGGGGCCATCATTGATGAAGGTGTAAAGGTTTGTTATTCCGATGAAGGTCATATTCAAATTGGTGATGTTTCTTGGGCTTGCACAGGCCCTCGTACTCACGTACACAACACGGAAGATATTGAAGGCTTCCGATTAATGTATGAATATAAATATGATCCGAAAACCAAAACCTATCTCATTATTGGTTTAGTAGGACCTCAGGTGGAAAATCTCGATGGTTTTTCCGGCATGATCTATCATGCTTCTATGTAA
- the citD gene encoding citrate lyase acyl carrier protein, producing the protein MASISKTAQAGTLESSDVMITVTPGAKDSGIVIEVESIVLAQYGEDIKAILLSTVQKQDITDIYIKAVDRGALDCTICARLLAALSRAGAVLKEEML; encoded by the coding sequence ATGGCAAGTATTAGCAAAACGGCTCAAGCGGGTACGTTAGAATCAAGCGACGTTATGATTACAGTTACACCTGGTGCAAAAGATAGCGGTATTGTAATAGAAGTAGAAAGTATAGTATTAGCCCAATATGGCGAAGACATAAAAGCCATTTTACTTAGTACGGTTCAGAAACAGGATATAACAGATATTTATATAAAAGCAGTGGATCGGGGAGCTTTGGATTGCACGATTTGCGCTCGTTTACTGGCAGCCTTAAGTCGTGCTGGTGCAGTGCTAAAGGAGGAAATGCTGTAA
- a CDS encoding methylaspartate mutase subunit E produces the protein MELKNKKWTHDEFYAVRKEIINHWPTGADVNFEEAVKYHETIPAKKHFAKRLVKAKKNGETLTQPRAGVALLDEHINLLNFLRKEGEADLLPTTIDSYTRQNQYENCANAIEESMKAGRSLLNGFPAVNHGVHGVRKLVESVDGPLQVRHGTPDARLLTEITLAGGFTSYEGGGISYNIPYAKSVSLEKTILDWQYNDRLVGIYAEHGIEINREPFGPLTGTLVPPCVSHAVAIIEGILAAEQGVKNITLGYGQCGNLFQDVAAIKALEQLAEEYLAKHGYGDCVLTTVFHQWMGGFPQDEAKAFAVISWGAAAAALAKATKVIVKTPHEALGIPTKEANAMGLRATKQLINMLADQPFPMTAEVDIEVAMIKAETRCILDKVFALGNGDYAVGSVRAFEAGVLDVPFAPSQYSLNKILPARDNNGAVRLFDVGNLPFTQDIIDFHKGKIDERAKAEGRKASFQMVIDDIYAISKGRLVGRPNK, from the coding sequence GTGGAATTAAAAAATAAGAAGTGGACCCATGATGAATTTTATGCTGTACGCAAAGAGATTATAAATCATTGGCCAACAGGTGCAGATGTAAATTTTGAGGAAGCCGTAAAATATCATGAAACGATTCCAGCTAAAAAACATTTTGCAAAACGTTTAGTAAAAGCGAAAAAGAATGGTGAAACATTAACACAACCTAGAGCAGGGGTAGCGTTATTAGATGAACATATTAATCTTCTAAATTTCTTACGTAAAGAAGGGGAAGCTGATCTTCTGCCTACTACTATTGATAGTTATACTCGTCAAAATCAATACGAAAATTGTGCTAATGCGATTGAAGAAAGCATGAAAGCTGGTCGTTCTCTACTTAATGGCTTTCCTGCAGTAAATCATGGTGTTCATGGTGTACGTAAATTAGTAGAAAGTGTTGATGGTCCTTTACAAGTACGTCATGGTACTCCTGATGCTCGTTTATTAACGGAAATTACTTTGGCTGGTGGTTTTACCTCCTACGAAGGTGGCGGTATTTCCTACAATATCCCTTATGCAAAAAGTGTATCGTTAGAAAAAACAATTTTAGACTGGCAGTATAATGACCGCTTAGTGGGTATTTATGCAGAGCATGGTATTGAAATTAATCGTGAGCCATTTGGACCATTAACTGGTACCTTAGTACCACCTTGTGTTTCCCATGCAGTAGCTATTATCGAAGGTATTTTAGCAGCTGAACAAGGTGTTAAAAATATCACTTTGGGCTATGGCCAATGTGGTAACTTGTTCCAGGATGTCGCAGCCATTAAAGCATTGGAACAATTGGCTGAAGAATATTTAGCAAAACACGGTTATGGCGATTGTGTATTAACAACTGTATTCCATCAATGGATGGGGGGCTTCCCGCAAGATGAAGCGAAGGCTTTTGCTGTAATTTCTTGGGGTGCGGCAGCTGCTGCATTAGCGAAAGCTACAAAAGTTATCGTTAAGACTCCTCATGAAGCTTTAGGTATTCCAACCAAAGAAGCGAATGCTATGGGGCTTCGTGCAACAAAACAATTAATTAATATGCTGGCAGATCAGCCATTCCCTATGACTGCAGAAGTAGATATAGAAGTAGCGATGATCAAAGCGGAAACACGTTGTATTTTAGATAAAGTATTTGCACTTGGTAACGGAGATTATGCAGTCGGCAGCGTTCGTGCTTTTGAAGCAGGCGTACTTGACGTACCATTCGCTCCTAGCCAATATTCATTGAATAAAATTTTGCCAGCTCGTGATAATAATGGCGCTGTACGTTTATTTGATGTAGGAAATCTGCCATTCACGCAAGATATAATTGATTTCCATAAAGGTAAAATTGATGAGCGTGCTAAAGCTGAAGGCCGTAAAGCAAGTTTCCAAATGGTTATTGATGACATTTATGCCATTTCAAAAGGTCGCTTAGTCGGCAGACCTAACAAGTAA
- a CDS encoding methylaspartate ammonia-lyase produces MKIVNVVCSKGRTGFYFDDQRAIKAGAQHDGFTYVGDPVTPGFHSIRQSGEAVSVMILLEDGQVAYGDCAAVQYSGAGGRDPLFLAEDFIPVIEQEIKPRLVGRELNSFRELAEEIDSMKDAKSGKLIHTALRYGVTQAILDAVSKAKHKLMCEVVAEEYNTTVSEEEINIFTQSGDNRYDNADKMIIKGAQVLPHALINNVEEKLGKNGELLLEYVTWLKDRVLSLRTSESYNPVLHIDVYGTIGAAFNLDTEKMVSYFAKLEKAAAPLKLRIEGPMDVEDREKQMLALKEITARLHEEKINVEVVADEWCNTLEDIKYFADNNAGDMLQIKTPDLGGINNTIEAVLYCKEKGVGAYQGGTCNETDRSAQVCVHLAMATKPVQMLAKPGMGVDEGVMIVYNEMQRILAVRQARKA; encoded by the coding sequence ATGAAAATTGTAAACGTTGTATGTTCTAAAGGTCGTACAGGTTTTTATTTTGATGATCAACGGGCTATTAAAGCTGGTGCTCAACATGATGGTTTTACGTATGTAGGGGATCCCGTTACTCCAGGATTTCACTCTATTCGTCAGTCTGGTGAAGCAGTATCTGTTATGATTCTTCTGGAAGATGGACAAGTAGCATATGGAGATTGCGCAGCAGTACAATATAGCGGAGCAGGCGGACGTGATCCTTTATTTTTAGCAGAAGATTTTATTCCTGTAATTGAGCAAGAAATTAAACCTCGTTTAGTAGGACGTGAACTAAATTCTTTCAGAGAATTAGCTGAAGAAATTGATAGCATGAAAGATGCTAAATCAGGCAAATTAATTCATACTGCATTACGTTATGGTGTAACCCAAGCTATCTTAGATGCGGTATCCAAAGCAAAACATAAATTGATGTGTGAAGTAGTTGCTGAAGAATACAACACTACAGTTAGTGAAGAAGAAATCAACATCTTTACTCAATCAGGGGACAATCGTTATGATAACGCTGACAAAATGATCATCAAAGGTGCTCAAGTTCTGCCTCACGCTTTGATTAATAATGTAGAAGAAAAACTAGGTAAAAACGGCGAATTATTACTAGAATATGTTACATGGCTTAAAGATCGTGTATTGAGCTTGCGTACTAGCGAGTCCTATAATCCAGTACTTCATATTGATGTATATGGTACAATTGGCGCAGCGTTTAATCTTGATACTGAAAAGATGGTAAGCTATTTTGCAAAATTAGAAAAAGCTGCAGCTCCTTTGAAACTTAGAATTGAAGGACCTATGGATGTAGAAGATCGCGAAAAACAAATGTTAGCTTTAAAAGAAATAACAGCTCGCTTGCATGAAGAAAAAATCAATGTAGAAGTTGTTGCCGATGAATGGTGTAATACGTTAGAAGATATTAAATATTTTGCTGACAACAATGCTGGCGATATGCTGCAAATTAAAACTCCTGATTTGGGTGGTATTAATAACACTATTGAAGCTGTCTTGTATTGTAAAGAAAAAGGTGTAGGTGCATACCAAGGCGGTACTTGCAACGAAACTGATCGTTCAGCACAAGTTTGCGTGCATCTTGCTATGGCAACCAAACCTGTACAAATGTTGGCTAAACCAGGTATGGGTGTAGATGAAGGTGTAATGATCGTTTATAACGAAATGCAACGTATTTTAGCAGTGCGTCAGGCGCGTAAGGCATAA
- the glmS gene encoding methylaspartate mutase subunit S, with product MENSKVKVVLGVIGADCHAVGNKILNYALSAAGFEVINLGVLVPQEEFVNAAIETDAKAILVASLYGHGEIDCRGLKDRCREAGLGDILLYVGGNLVVGKTDFTEVHNKFIEMGYDRVYEPGILPDQVVIDLKNDLGM from the coding sequence ATGGAAAACAGTAAAGTTAAAGTGGTTTTGGGAGTTATTGGAGCCGATTGTCACGCTGTGGGTAACAAAATTTTAAATTATGCGTTAAGTGCCGCAGGATTTGAAGTAATCAATTTAGGGGTACTCGTTCCACAAGAAGAGTTTGTAAATGCCGCTATTGAAACAGATGCAAAGGCTATTCTAGTAGCATCTCTTTATGGACATGGAGAAATTGATTGCCGTGGATTGAAAGATCGTTGTCGTGAGGCTGGTCTAGGCGATATTCTCTTGTACGTTGGTGGTAATTTGGTAGTTGGTAAAACTGATTTTACTGAAGTACACAATAAATTTATTGAAATGGGTTATGACAGAGTATATGAGCCAGGCATACTTCCAGATCAAGTCGTGATTGATTTAAAGAATGATTTAGGTATGTAA
- a CDS encoding GntR family transcriptional regulator, which yields MILQRVGIPIYLQIKSYVLDKIKSGEYLPGAKIPTERELSTILEVSRNTVSAAYKELLLEGVLEAQQGRGTYVKNTTDDANDTVVGGKRERLVKIIDEAMSKVVELGFTVDQFAAIASIRAIEKNQAVKELRVAVVDCASEYIQRFINQIGQIANVRFETVILSELVAGKIPIELLQACDLVVTTLVHQTTVVGLMGNAHKVIGVATVPNLEAVIKLARLPANTQVPIVAKSNEFVANLKKLLEKTAINHLDFKVIQSSDYAEVSAFIADYKVVIVSEEREMLVRQMVSDVHEVITFYYEIDRGSLNQVMMKLISQAL from the coding sequence ATGATTTTACAGCGAGTGGGTATTCCAATCTATTTGCAGATTAAAAGTTATGTTTTGGACAAAATAAAATCTGGAGAGTATCTTCCTGGAGCCAAGATTCCAACTGAGCGAGAATTATCCACTATATTGGAAGTCAGTCGGAATACTGTGAGTGCCGCGTATAAGGAATTGCTGCTTGAAGGTGTGCTGGAAGCACAGCAAGGGCGGGGAACTTATGTGAAAAACACTACTGATGATGCAAACGACACAGTAGTGGGCGGCAAAAGAGAACGACTGGTTAAAATTATTGATGAGGCAATGTCCAAAGTAGTAGAACTAGGTTTTACAGTGGATCAATTTGCTGCTATTGCCAGTATACGAGCTATAGAGAAAAATCAAGCAGTAAAAGAGCTGCGAGTAGCTGTCGTCGACTGTGCTTCAGAATATATTCAACGTTTTATTAATCAGATTGGGCAAATTGCAAATGTGCGTTTTGAAACGGTAATATTATCTGAATTAGTAGCAGGAAAAATACCTATTGAATTATTACAGGCATGTGATTTGGTTGTTACTACTCTGGTGCACCAAACAACAGTAGTTGGTTTAATGGGTAATGCACACAAGGTCATTGGGGTAGCTACTGTACCAAATCTGGAAGCGGTTATCAAATTAGCTCGCTTACCTGCCAATACCCAAGTGCCAATTGTAGCGAAATCCAATGAATTCGTAGCTAATCTAAAGAAGTTATTGGAAAAAACGGCGATCAATCACCTAGATTTTAAAGTGATACAATCAAGTGACTATGCAGAGGTAAGTGCTTTTATTGCTGATTATAAGGTAGTAATTGTTAGTGAAGAGCGTGAGATGCTCGTACGCCAAATGGTTAGTGATGTTCACGAAGTTATTACTTTCTATTATGAAATTGATCGTGGATCTTTAAATCAGGTTATGATGAAATTGATTAGCCAGGCACTCTAA
- a CDS encoding response regulator encodes MSLRFVIVDDDAGICRILQRIIKQNELGVVIEECNDGLKGEKVIQECQPDIALVDLLLPGQDGVKLIEKVTAAGTNTSFIMVSEATSEQLITQAYKAGIEFFIHKPINVIETVSVINKVREHRKLKQLMSLMQETISQFSHVRTVDEGAKNTQKSRIYKVFSDLGIIGEAGVKDIYRMVQLLIKQGTESKSYQLIDIYQEMAEELGQDAKSIEQRVRRTTMKGLHNLANVGIDDYYNETFQSHSSSLFDFKEVRQEMNFIQGKSQYRGKINVKKFIEGLLFIAEH; translated from the coding sequence ATGTCCTTACGTTTTGTAATTGTGGATGATGATGCTGGTATCTGTAGGATACTTCAACGAATTATTAAACAAAATGAATTAGGAGTCGTAATTGAGGAGTGCAATGATGGATTAAAAGGGGAAAAAGTGATACAAGAATGTCAGCCTGACATTGCACTAGTTGATTTACTGCTGCCAGGACAAGATGGCGTAAAATTAATTGAAAAAGTGACAGCAGCCGGAACGAACACCTCTTTTATTATGGTTTCAGAGGCCACTAGTGAACAGCTAATTACCCAGGCTTACAAAGCGGGGATCGAATTTTTTATACATAAGCCAATTAATGTAATCGAAACTGTCTCTGTTATTAATAAAGTGCGAGAACATCGAAAATTGAAACAGCTTATGTCTTTAATGCAAGAGACCATTTCACAGTTTTCCCATGTTCGGACAGTGGATGAGGGGGCTAAAAATACACAAAAGAGCCGTATTTACAAAGTGTTCTCGGATCTAGGAATCATTGGGGAGGCGGGGGTAAAGGATATTTACCGGATGGTACAGTTACTTATTAAGCAAGGAACGGAAAGCAAGTCCTATCAATTAATTGATATATATCAGGAAATGGCAGAAGAATTAGGACAAGATGCAAAATCCATTGAACAACGTGTGCGACGCACCACTATGAAAGGGCTGCACAACCTTGCCAATGTTGGAATTGATGATTACTATAATGAAACATTCCAATCTCATAGTTCTTCCTTATTTGACTTCAAAGAGGTAAGGCAAGAAATGAATTTTATTCAAGGAAAAAGTCAATACCGTGGAAAAATCAATGTAAAGAAGTTTATTGAAGGTTTATTGTTTATTGCTGAACATTAA
- a CDS encoding type II asparaginase, with the protein MNKRILGIFVTLCLLVFSFQAVVLAAEAPAKPNIVILATGGTIAGAGVTSTTTVGYTAAVTPVDKLISNVPELTKVANVSGEQVAQIASESMTMDIWLTLAKRVNQLLAQDNVDGIVITHGTDTLEETAYFLDLVVKSDKPVVLVGSMRPGTAMSADGPLNLYRAVILAGTKEAAGKGVMVMLNDTINAGREVTKTITDRVDTFQAPIIGALGVFTGDKPVFYRQSLRKNTTATEFDVTNLTTLPRVDIVYHYAGNAGTMIDAAVHADAKGIVHAGTGDGSIGKAEYPAIENALKKGVVVVRSARVGSGIIARNGEADDDKYGFIASDNLNPQKARILLMLALTKTNDVKEIQRMFWEY; encoded by the coding sequence ATTAACAAACGCATCCTAGGAATTTTCGTTACATTATGTCTACTGGTTTTTAGTTTTCAAGCTGTCGTGCTTGCGGCAGAGGCCCCAGCAAAACCTAATATTGTAATTCTTGCGACTGGAGGCACCATTGCAGGTGCAGGTGTTACTAGTACCACAACAGTTGGTTACACCGCTGCTGTAACCCCGGTAGACAAGCTTATTTCCAACGTTCCTGAGCTTACAAAGGTGGCAAATGTAAGCGGAGAGCAAGTGGCTCAAATTGCTAGTGAAAGCATGACAATGGACATTTGGCTTACTTTAGCAAAACGCGTTAATCAACTTCTTGCTCAAGATAATGTAGATGGTATTGTTATTACTCATGGTACTGATACATTAGAAGAAACTGCATATTTCCTTGATTTAGTGGTAAAAAGTGATAAACCTGTTGTCCTAGTTGGATCCATGCGTCCTGGCACCGCTATGAGTGCTGATGGTCCTCTCAATCTGTACCGTGCTGTAATTCTTGCTGGTACAAAGGAAGCTGCTGGTAAAGGTGTAATGGTTATGCTTAACGATACCATTAATGCTGGTCGGGAAGTAACAAAGACAATTACGGACCGCGTAGATACCTTCCAAGCTCCTATTATTGGTGCACTTGGTGTTTTCACGGGTGACAAACCTGTATTCTATCGCCAATCCTTACGTAAAAATACTACTGCTACAGAATTTGATGTTACGAACTTGACTACGCTACCTCGTGTTGATATTGTTTACCACTATGCTGGTAACGCTGGTACGATGATTGATGCTGCTGTACATGCAGACGCAAAAGGTATTGTCCATGCTGGAACTGGTGATGGTAGTATTGGTAAAGCGGAATACCCAGCAATTGAAAATGCTCTTAAAAAAGGTGTAGTAGTAGTAAGAAGTGCTCGCGTTGGCAGCGGCATTATTGCTCGCAATGGGGAAGCAGATGATGATAAATATGGTTTCATCGCTAGTGATAACTTAAATCCTCAAAAGGCCCGCATATTATTGATGCTAGCGCTCACCAAAACAAATGATGTAAAAGAAATCCAACGGATGTTTTGGGAATATTAA
- the glmL gene encoding methylaspartate mutase accessory protein GlmL has translation MKNILLIDFGSTYTKITAVDIEKEIVLGTARGITTVETDIMEGLNQALGELFSKTGKLEFIKVLGCSSAAGGLKMVAVGLVPELTAEAAKRAALGAGAKIMGVYGNELNEYEIKEIADLNPEIILLAGGTDGGNKEVILHNARMLTNLGKDIPVIVAGNKSVAPQVVRILSESMTEVVHTENVMPKLNELNIEPARETIRGVFLRRIVEAKGLNRANQFVDRMVMPTPAAVLKAAELLGKGTQYESGLGDLMVIDIGGATTDVYSIAKGDPTKNNVALRGLPEPFAKRTVEGDLGMRYSATALVRAASVKRIADYAGVSEDDVAAYVKKVEENIEYLPQNDVERKVEISMGRVCTCLAVERHVGQLETVFTLAGSAYVQKGKDLSEVQTVVGTGGVIVHHEQPNEILKGATYSESTPTMLKPGCPKFLIDEDYIMASMGLLGEEYPDIAVRMMKKYIVRR, from the coding sequence ATGAAAAATATTTTACTGATTGATTTTGGTAGTACCTACACCAAGATTACCGCAGTGGATATTGAAAAAGAAATAGTATTAGGTACTGCTCGTGGTATTACCACTGTAGAAACTGATATTATGGAAGGACTTAATCAAGCTTTAGGCGAATTATTTTCAAAAACTGGTAAGCTTGAATTTATAAAGGTATTAGGATGTTCTAGTGCAGCTGGTGGCTTGAAAATGGTAGCCGTCGGATTAGTCCCTGAACTTACAGCGGAAGCAGCTAAAAGAGCTGCTTTAGGGGCTGGTGCCAAGATAATGGGTGTTTATGGTAATGAATTAAATGAATATGAAATAAAAGAAATAGCTGATTTAAATCCTGAAATTATTTTATTGGCTGGCGGTACAGATGGTGGTAATAAGGAAGTTATATTGCATAACGCCAGAATGCTGACGAATCTTGGTAAAGATATTCCCGTCATTGTAGCAGGTAATAAGTCTGTAGCACCACAGGTTGTTAGAATTTTATCCGAAAGTATGACAGAGGTGGTACATACAGAAAATGTAATGCCTAAGCTAAATGAATTAAATATTGAGCCAGCCCGAGAAACTATCCGCGGTGTGTTTTTAAGACGTATTGTGGAAGCAAAGGGTCTCAACCGGGCGAATCAATTTGTGGACCGCATGGTGATGCCAACACCAGCTGCAGTGCTAAAGGCTGCTGAATTATTAGGAAAAGGTACCCAGTACGAATCAGGTTTGGGAGATCTTATGGTAATTGATATTGGCGGGGCCACTACGGATGTATATTCTATAGCCAAAGGTGATCCAACCAAAAACAATGTTGCCCTAAGAGGCCTGCCAGAACCCTTTGCTAAACGTACAGTAGAAGGCGACCTAGGAATGCGCTATAGCGCAACAGCCTTAGTCAGAGCAGCCAGTGTAAAAAGAATTGCAGATTATGCGGGCGTTTCTGAAGACGATGTAGCAGCCTATGTGAAAAAAGTTGAAGAAAATATCGAATATTTACCGCAAAATGATGTAGAAAGAAAAGTGGAAATTTCTATGGGGAGAGTTTGTACCTGCTTGGCGGTAGAACGTCATGTCGGACAACTTGAAACTGTATTTACTCTAGCTGGTTCCGCTTATGTACAAAAAGGGAAAGACCTAAGTGAGGTACAAACAGTGGTAGGAACTGGTGGTGTGATTGTCCACCATGAACAACCCAATGAGATTTTAAAAGGCGCGACATATAGCGAAAGTACACCGACTATGTTAAAACCAGGATGTCCTAAGTTCTTAATTGACGAAGACTATATTATGGCATCTATGGGGCTGTTAGGTGAAGAATATCCTGATATTGCAGTAAGAATGATGAAAAAATATATTGTGCGGAGGTAA
- a CDS encoding HAMP domain-containing sensor histidine kinase — MVSFLEKVNKVSNFIKEVWEKKKPLLSTVLLVTLTSIVYIYPFGSYFRFTLAIVLLTTFLLFFEQLPIVSGTVITGLVILIFRTTIDFLSGANSYTGAILTNLPALAYYISFGSLFYLLSVRDRTDNILELILLLSMTDIISNVVELLFRSELIPAKFALILPSIIVVAVVRAILATIGYYVLKQYQSFILANEQAERYIEQTLMVAKLKSELFYLEKSSQDIEDVMEKAYLLYTQLNSQKQEIHQAQPLLADQALGVAREIHEVKKDYYRVKTGIENILKTTSKAQEIKLSDILYIIEQNTIRYLNVINKKISVTYEQTEDFITDRHYTLVSILDNLLINSIEACGDNGMIRVTETTSKDEVFFCVEDNGTGIDQEEFDLIFNPGYSTKFSPRTGKISTGLGLAHVKDYIELFGGTIRVESNPGICTRFFIALPRSSIIVEGNDMNK; from the coding sequence TTGGTTTCTTTCTTAGAAAAAGTGAATAAGGTCAGCAATTTTATCAAAGAAGTATGGGAAAAAAAGAAACCCTTATTAAGCACAGTGTTGCTTGTAACCTTAACTAGCATAGTATATATTTATCCTTTTGGTAGTTACTTTCGTTTTACCTTAGCTATTGTATTATTGACAACCTTCTTATTATTCTTTGAACAATTACCCATCGTTTCTGGCACAGTAATCACAGGATTGGTAATTTTAATTTTTCGGACAACAATTGACTTTTTATCGGGTGCCAATAGCTACACAGGTGCCATTTTAACGAATTTACCTGCTTTGGCATATTATATTTCCTTTGGTTCCTTGTTTTATCTATTATCGGTTCGCGATCGTACCGATAATATACTGGAATTGATTCTGCTTTTAAGTATGACTGATATTATCAGTAATGTGGTAGAGCTTCTCTTCCGTTCAGAGTTAATCCCTGCTAAATTTGCTCTGATTCTACCCAGTATTATAGTAGTAGCGGTTGTAAGAGCGATTTTAGCTACCATTGGTTACTATGTGTTAAAACAGTATCAATCTTTCATATTAGCTAATGAGCAAGCAGAACGCTACATTGAACAGACTCTTATGGTAGCCAAATTGAAGAGCGAATTATTTTATCTTGAGAAATCATCCCAAGACATTGAAGATGTTATGGAAAAAGCCTATTTACTTTATACACAATTGAATTCTCAAAAACAAGAAATCCATCAAGCCCAGCCATTATTAGCTGACCAGGCTTTAGGAGTTGCAAGAGAAATTCATGAGGTGAAAAAAGATTATTACCGTGTTAAGACAGGAATTGAAAACATTCTCAAGACAACAAGTAAGGCGCAAGAGATAAAGCTGTCTGATATTTTGTATATTATTGAACAAAATACGATACGCTACCTTAATGTCATAAATAAAAAAATTAGTGTGACCTATGAACAAACAGAAGATTTTATTACCGACAGGCATTATACTTTAGTCTCTATACTGGACAACCTACTTATCAACTCCATTGAGGCCTGCGGTGACAATGGAATGATTAGAGTGACGGAAACCACATCAAAGGATGAGGTGTTTTTTTGCGTAGAAGATAACGGCACGGGTATTGATCAAGAAGAGTTTGATTTGATTTTTAACCCCGGCTATTCCACAAAATTTTCACCACGGACTGGTAAAATATCAACTGGGCTTGGTTTAGCTCATGTGAAAGATTATATTGAATTATTCGGTGGTACTATTCGGGTAGAATCGAATCCGGGTATATGCACTAGGTTTTTTATTGCACTTCCCCGCTCTAGTATAATCGTAGAGGGAAATGACATGAATAAATAG